Proteins co-encoded in one Theileria equi strain WA chromosome 3, complete sequence genomic window:
- a CDS encoding methyltransferase, putative (encoded by transcript BEWA_010680A) codes for MIFRHISDTGPRLLPYLFSMRSRPFEIIYRNNSTNSYTSSFVRSVFSNVASNYDLMNDLMSLGIHRIWKAVFVKEVMLGVQNMIRHLSKRTFANENDSADVPVKILDLAGGTGDITFALLKHFKELKMTDSRGFIIHNGPKITPQIFVLDPSEEMVSIGKNKASESNTSDSIFWTIGEAEQMPFDDNSFDVITVAFGVRNFTDRKMGLRECYRVLKPGGRLVILEFSHCENNFFSSLYKSYSNCVIPLLGKYVANDQGAYDYLVDSIRNFPKQHELADMLTNSGFVYVSYRNLTNGIVCIHSAFKQDV; via the exons ATGATTTTTAGACATATCTCAGATACAGGACCTAGGCTCCTTCCATATCTTTTTTCTATGAGATCCAGGCCATTCGAGATTATTTATCGCAATaattccacaaattctTACACATCATCTTTTGTTAGATCTGTTTTCTCAAATGTAGCTTCAAATTATGACTTGATGAATGATTTAATGAGTTTAGGGATTCATCGTATCTGGAAGGCAGTTTTCGTGAAAGAAGTTATGCTAGGAGTTCAAAATATGATAAGACATCTTTCAAAACGCACTTTTGCCAATGAAAATGATTCAG CTGATGTACCTGTAAAAATATTGGATTTGGCCGGTGGAACCGGGGATATTACATTTGCATTGCTTAAACACTTTAAGGAGTTGAAAATGACTGATTCGCGTGGTTTTATCATACATAATGGTCCTAAAATAACTCCACAAATTTTTGTACTCGATCCCTCGGAAGAAATGGTATCAATTGGAAAAAACAAAGCCTCGGAAAGTAATACAAGTG ATTCTATATTTTGGACTATTGGAGAGGCTGAACAGATGCCTTTCGATGATAATTCTTTTGACGTTATCACAGTTGCGTTTGGAGTTCGTAATTTTACTGATAGAAAAATGGGATTAAGAGAATGTTATCGTGTATTAAAACCCGGTGGTAGGCTGGTTATTTTGGAATTTAGTCATTGTGAGAATAATTTTTTCTCTAGCTTATACAAATCATATTCCAACTGTGTCATACCTCTATTGGGTAAATATGTTGCTAACGATCAAGGTGCATACGATTATCTTGTTGATTCAATAAGAAACTTCCCTAAGCAACATGAACTGGCGGATATGCTAACCAACTCGGGATTTGTTTACGTTTCATATCGAAATTTGACCAATGGAATAGTATGCATTCATTCAGCGTTTAAACAAGATGTATGA
- a CDS encoding protein of unknown function DUF1671 domain-containing protein (encoded by transcript BEWA_010690A): protein MSILLSLDIFKNVLLSSSESENSKKTILLYKFRDESTDSPWICSYRVNSSTISAGVDLDISVPCYLSFVGFLVLNHKSDPNVNSIGLKEKISETFYVLTLQKTCDMDSLNEALSVWKVQNNSISYTSEHIANSNIIWIEDDLLEVKRRNLCLVNVTYSLCTNLVNRISFDSNITGLKKIVDLPKEISDSILTTLITRISSYIHPQDNENALKIIVSECKSAVNSGGYDFCFDKNLKHVAILDSVNEKSDFYLKILLQSIVPVDLLLAYDMNSIECLRSIITSLQIHFSKLCTIFEKNPQNIYCYISKSKQDIVNSNLIEDKEIKPPATLQKKHSGPKGKIKKQSNSKQKQATSSSKNDQTTTAKKDEDKLESFDFIKKCNFSDTDVNIKFDTCGKIDLMPCLEEADIDEPFDLNVSFVFKSIVIGGSAKGYVKLPFGGYILPLFNLMSNNDLFVNNLFDTSNQSLKLKLFLNPSNFVDKRILISPHKHYHQFPPWMSSKTSRLYITDGDYQYYHYTQCNVNDVGWGCCYRSIQLVCSWYLLQGYTIKKVPNHQLIQKVLQENDISHKDIVIGSSKWIGTVESGYFINWYLNYNCKTLHVPRASDLRNFNGLMSDHFTKEGTPIIVGAGSYAYVILGLCMGPEPADFAYLISDPHYTGDDNIKSIQTKGGIGWKKVDFLSKAADGNFINLCCPQLDNYEV, encoded by the exons ATGAGTATACTGCTTAGTCTAGACATattcaaaaatgttttacTATCATCTTCCGAATCAGAAAATTCTAAAAAAACTATCCTTCTCTACAAATTCAGAGATGAATCTACCGATTCACCATGGATTTGCTCATATAGAGTAAATTCTTCGACAATTTCGGCAG GTGTTGATTTGGACATTTCCGTTCCTTGTTATCTCTCTTTTGTCGGTTTCCTTGTTCTGAATCACAAATCAGATCCGAATGTAAACAGTATAGGTTTAAAGGAAAAAATTTCTGAGACATTTTACGTCTTAACTTTACAAAAAACTTGTGATATGGACTCTCTGAATGAAGCACTTTCAGTTTGGAAGGTTCAAAACAATTCCATTTCATATACTTCGGAACATATAGCCAACAGTAACATAATATGGATTGAAGATGATTTATTAGAAGTTAAAAGGCGAAATTTATGTTTGGTCAATGTTACTTACTCCCTTTGTACAAACCTAGTAAACAGAATTTCATTCGATTCTAATATTACAGGATTGAAAAAAATTGTAGATTTGCCTAAAGAGATTAGCGATTCTATTTTAACAACATTGATTACAAGGATTTCTTCATATATCCATCCCcaagataatgaaaatgCGCTAAAAATAATTGTTTCCGAATGTAAATCCGCAGTTAACTCTGGCGGTTATGATTTTTGTTTTGATAAAAATCTTAAGCACGTTGCAATTCTCGATAGTGTCAATGAAAAATCTGAtttttatttaaaaattttgctTCAATCAATAGTTCCAGTAGATTTGTTGCTTGCATATGATATGAACTCTATTGAATGTTTGAGGTCCATTATAACTTCACTACAGATCCACTTTTCAAAACTTTGTACTATTTTCGAAAAAAACCCACAAAATATCTATTGTTACATTTCTAAATCTAAACAAGATATTGTTAATAGCAATCTAATTGAAGACAAAGAAATCAAACCACCTGCGACACTTCAGAAAAAACACTCTGGTCCAAAGGGGAAAATTAAAAAACAATCAAACTCAAAACAAAAGCAAGCTACCTCTTCCAGCAAGAATGACCAAACTACAACTGCTAAAAAGGACGAAGATAAGTTGGAAAGTTTTGATTTTATTAAAAAATGCAATTTTTCGGATACAGACGTAAATATCAAATTTGATACGTGTGGAAAAATTGATCTGATGCCATGTTTAGAAGAGGCTGATATAGATGAACCATTTGATTTGAATGTGAGTTTTGTATTTAAATCTATAGTGATCGGGGGTAGTGCTAAAGGGTATGTTAAACTTCCATTTGGAGGTTATATTCTCCCACTGTTCAATTTAATGTCAAATAATGACCTCTTTGTAAATAATCTTTTCGATACATCTAATCAATCGCTTAAGCTTAAATTATTCTTAAATCCTTCTAACTTTGTTGATAAAAGGATTTTGATATCG CCTCATAAACATTACCACCAATTCCCTCCATGGATGAGCTCAAAAACATCAAGACTCTATATCACAGATGGAGATTATCAGTATTATCACTATACTCAG TGTAATGTAAATGATGTTGGTTGGGGATGTTGTTATCGATCTATACAATTGGTGTGCAGCTGGTACCTACTACAGGGTTATACTATAAAGAAAGTTCCAAATCACCAATTGATTCAGAAGGTCTTACAGGAAAACGATATATCTCATAAGGACATTGTAATTGGCAGTTCGAAATGGATCGGAACGGTTGAATCTGGTTATTTTATAAACTGGTATCTTAATTACAATTGCAAAACACTGCATGTTCCGCGGGCATCTGATCTGAGAAACTTTAATGGCCTAATGTCGGATCATTTCACGAAAGAGGGAACTCCAATAATCGTAGGTGCTGGCTCATATGCCTACGTAATTTTGGGCCTATGTATGGGACCGGAACCAG CTGATTTTGCCTATCTAATTTCGGATCCGCATTACACCGGTGATGATAATATCAAATCCATACAAACTAAAGGAGGAATAGGGTGGAAAAAG GTTGATTTTCTATCAAAAGCAGCAGATGGAAATTTTATTAACTTATGTTGTCCACAGTTGGACAATTATGAAGTATAA
- a CDS encoding WD domain, G-beta repeat domain-containing protein (encoded by transcript BEWA_010710A), with amino-acid sequence MVEEIHAEFVNGAGEQFQIEDNSLIIPTNIDRFGLSKMINDLLIFDEPVAFDILFKEEPLRCTISEKLEQYNIKSETTIKLVYILAITEPLETEIDSLNEWISDISYNNKILSTCCYDGHISIYKVDDMVKSINFFNQSKSASSIHMYNRNFGSHFELICASITGLIEVYKVDISEEHPEYSLVAASGKEYDTITSLTTDKNGYVLLAGGYNNTISVYENPKLLTNTGDNQSIHKTGKRVLNEVYTLPLLHNLESHRQPITGLDFLPLQENIFVSSSQDGTLLIWDLNGKSCLSQYNTGKPISCFSISPHGPQISTGHNEGGITILDIRCKDTVDFYTEASNFVDPKVSSVCSSNIHNKLVGSISWNPVKRNIIASFGLDGCAFLIDIRSPKFPLQMTQFELDSEHDRGTRCSWINADNLVCTTASVNNLTLFDLQ; translated from the exons ATGGTGGAGGAAATACACGCCGAATTCGTGAATGGAGCCGGTGAACAGTTTCAGATAGAGGATAACTCTCTCATTATTCCTACCAATATCGATAGGTTTGGATTATCAAAG aTGATTAACGACCTTTTAATATTTGATGAACCGGTAGCATTTGATATCTTGTTCAAAGAGGAACCACTGCGTTGTACCATCTCAGA AAAGCTAGAGCAGTACAATATAAAATCTGAGACTACAATAAAGCTTGTTTACATTTTGGCAATCACAGAACCGCTGGAAACGGAAATAGACTCACTAAACGAATGGATATCCGATATATCTTATAATAATA AGATACTTTCTACATGTTGTTATGATGGACATATTTCAATATATAAGGTAGATGATATGGTGAAGTCCATAAATTTTTTTAACCAAAGTAAATCGGCAAGTTCCATTCACATGTACAATAG AAATTTTGGTTCACATTTTGAGTTGATATGTGCTAGTATAACTGGTTTAATTGAAGTTTACAAAGTTGATATAAGTGAAGAACATCCAGAATATTCTCTGGTTGCTGCCAGCGGAAA GGAATATGATACCATAACATCGCTAACTACGGATAAGAACGGTTATGTTTTATTGGCTGGAGGATATAACAATACTATTTCTGTTTACGAAAAT CCTAAACTGTTAACGAACACAGGAGATAATCAAAGTATTCATAAAACCGGAAAAAG GGTATTGAATGAAGTGTACACATTACCTTTACTTCATAACCTTGAGAGTCACAGACAACCCATCACA GGCCTAGATTTTTTACCGCTGCaagaaaatatatttgtatcatcGTCCCAGGATGGCACACTTCTAATTTGGGATTTGAACGGAAAATCTTGTTTATCACAATATAACACTGGGAAG CCAATATCGTGTTTTTCTATTTCCCCTCATGGTCCACAGATATCCACCGGTCACAATGAAGGTGGTATTACTATTTTAGATATACGTTGCAAGGACACAGTGGATTTTTATACAGAAGCATCTAATTTTGTTGATCCAAAGGTTTCAAGTGTTTGCTCCAGCAATATACACAACAAATTGGTTGGATCCATCTCGTGGAACCCTGTTAAGAGGAATATTATTGCCTCATTTGGCCTTGACGGATGTGCCTTCTTGATTGATATACGGTCACCTAAATTTCCACTACAAATG ACGCAATTCGAGCTTGATAGTGAGCACGACAGGGGAACACGTTGTTCTTGGATAAATGCAGATAACTTAGTTTGCACTACGGCATCTG TAAATAATTTGACGTTATTTGATCTTCAATAA
- a CDS encoding hypothetical protein (encoded by transcript BEWA_010700A), with the protein MSKHWTKPYNIWLRCIRGSENCLLYELQSFGISNNLLIKDRGGITFLNGTIHQLYFLSYFSRISTGIFIEAAKFQIVDKDSFRKGCNDVNWLEFINTNNTYSINCKVSGSNQFINSRKYGSQLIKDCINDYFRDCLNKLPPKLDLKKPEIKFELHISDSFGAKLFVDAVGTSLSARSYRYKTKISDIDPTLVCSLLFDVGYFSFSETPFLIEEYSKICTTYYNTLSEDIASLLDNRSFQPPDSKHENKTIVDLFSGSGTFLIESALYFAKIPPGSHIKSFSFQRFPIFDEMAFCLLKEYSTYKKIKQGSPEWEILKGNFIGIEKDWEKLENLLHSAKNAGIIELLTLNQANYLKDGLADCISNKFIPKKWEYMILQLPKMFDIEALKSKTLNQQVPNMVALNPDGNVTLRQGMKPANKNNTSPERYYKLLKNLSKIKNKFFASTVKMVLVMPSVMNRSVVEDALGNKLYGGKKIFNRGVDSVSYYTK; encoded by the exons ATGTCCAAACATTGGACTAAACCTTATAATATATGGCTGAGATGCATCAGGGGATCAGAAAACTGTCTATTATATGAACTTCAATCATTTGGAATCAGCAATAATCTGTTAATCAAAGACCGTGGAGGGATAACATTCTTGAATGGAACTATACATCAGCTATACTTCTTGTCGTATTTTTCCAG GATTTCTACCGGAATCTTCATTGAAGCTGCAAAATTTCAAATTGTAGACAAAGATAGTTTTCGTAAAGGATGTAACGACGTCAACTGGCTTGAATTCATTAACACAAATAATACATACTCTATAAATTGTAAGGTTTCAGGTAGCAACCagtttataaattctaGGAAATACGGGTCTCAGCTAATTAAAGATTGTATTAACGACTATTTTAGAGATTGCCTAAATAAACTCCCTCCGAAATTGGATTTAAAGAAACCAGAAATCAAATTTGAACTACATATAAGTGATTCTTTTGGTGCAAAACTATTTGTAGACGCAGTTGGTACATCTTTATCAGCAAGATCATACCGatataaaacaaaaatatctGATATAGATCCTACTCTGGTCTGCTCACTTCTTTTTGATGTAGGCTATTTCTCATTCTCTGAAACACCTTTTCTCATCGAAGAATATTCTAAGATATGCACCACATACTATAATACACTATCTGAAGACATTGCATCTTTACTAGATAATCGCAGTTTTCAACCACCCGATTCTAAACACGAAAACAAAACTATAGTTGACTTATTTTCCGGATCTGGAACGTTTTTGATAGAATCAGCAttatattttgcaaaaattcCTCCAGGGTCGCACATAAAATCATTTTCATTCCAAAGGTTTCcaatttttgatgaaatgGCCTTTTGTCTACTCAAAGAGTATTCAACATATAAAAAAATTAAACAAGGCTCCCCAGAATGGGAAATACTAAAAGGTAACTTCATTGGAATAGAGAAAGATTGGGAAAAGTTGGAGAATTTATTGCATTCAGCTAAAAATGCTGGAATAATAGAACTTCTAACTTTGAATCAGGCTAATTATTTGAAGGATGGTCTAGCAGATTGTATTTCCAATAAATTCATCCCAAAAAAGTGGGAATATATGATTCTACAActtccaaaaatgtttgatATTGAAGCTTTAAAATCTAAAACATTAAACCAACAAGTTCCGAATATGGTGGCGTTAAACCCCGATGGAAATGTTACCTTGAGACAGGGCATGAAACCAGCTAATAAAAACAATACATCTCCAGAAAGATATTATAAACTTCTGAAAAATTTGTCAAAAATTAAAAACAAATTCTTTGCATCAACAGTCAAAATGGTTTTAGTGATGCCTTCAGTAATGAATAGGTCTGTAGTGGAAGATGCACTAGGAAACAAGTTATACGGGGGaaaaaaaatattcaatAGAGGTGTTGATAGTGTTTCGTACTATACAAAGTAA